One window of the Fibrobacter sp. UWB4 genome contains the following:
- a CDS encoding lipopolysaccharide biosynthesis protein, whose amino-acid sequence MEKQESTGFIEFCLRVVNSDLKHFKFFSWFVTIPTIVAFVLVMWVIEPRYAATAVVTPPASTQPMSGALSGLIGGTGMSSLLGISMDNEDANVVWTILNSWELHDKVIEQFNLAKHYKFKGKFHADLLKEFRKNFGLNYNKEDMFFLYYRDTDPKRAVQVIEFMLEKADSAFNSFKTNQARQSREYFQTRLDSCEHVLDSVLNSFVDFQVRNNVYEPSVQLGATIKYLSELQAMREEMGMEMDFEKLDRGENSRRYQELQKRVKGMNLALGSALKGKHSNIGMIELKKTPELYAEYLRRESEIRIQETLYKLLRQQSEQMRLEEAKMLKNLHVLEPPWENNKKIYPLRAVTLVFVFLVACIIATIICNLLDYLEIESKRGTSVSREWNAFRAYFQKKKV is encoded by the coding sequence ATGGAAAAACAGGAATCTACAGGTTTTATCGAATTTTGCCTTCGAGTCGTCAATAGCGACCTGAAGCATTTCAAGTTTTTTTCTTGGTTTGTGACTATCCCGACCATAGTCGCTTTTGTCTTGGTCATGTGGGTTATTGAGCCTAGGTACGCAGCGACTGCGGTTGTTACTCCGCCTGCATCGACTCAGCCCATGTCGGGGGCGCTCAGTGGCCTGATTGGCGGGACTGGAATGAGTTCCCTTCTCGGGATTTCCATGGATAACGAGGATGCGAATGTTGTATGGACCATCCTCAATTCCTGGGAACTGCACGACAAGGTTATCGAACAGTTCAACCTCGCAAAGCACTACAAGTTCAAGGGCAAGTTCCATGCGGACTTGCTGAAGGAGTTCCGCAAGAATTTCGGCTTGAACTACAACAAGGAGGACATGTTCTTCCTCTATTACAGGGACACGGATCCGAAACGCGCTGTGCAGGTTATAGAATTCATGCTTGAAAAAGCGGATTCTGCCTTTAACTCGTTTAAGACGAATCAGGCTCGCCAGTCCAGAGAATATTTCCAGACGCGCTTGGATTCTTGCGAACATGTTCTGGATTCTGTGCTGAATTCGTTTGTCGACTTCCAGGTGAGGAACAATGTTTATGAGCCGTCGGTCCAGCTCGGGGCGACGATTAAGTATTTGAGCGAGTTGCAGGCCATGCGCGAAGAGATGGGCATGGAAATGGACTTTGAAAAGCTCGACCGCGGCGAGAATAGCAGGCGTTACCAGGAACTCCAGAAGCGTGTCAAGGGAATGAACTTGGCGCTTGGCAGTGCGCTCAAGGGCAAGCATAGCAACATCGGCATGATCGAGCTTAAGAAGACTCCTGAGCTTTACGCGGAGTACCTGAGGCGCGAGTCTGAGATCCGTATCCAGGAAACTTTGTACAAGCTGCTCCGCCAGCAGAGCGAACAGATGCGCCTGGAAGAAGCCAAGATGCTCAAGAACCTCCATGTGCTTGAACCGCCTTGGGAAAACAACAAGAAGATCTACCCGCTTAGGGCTGTCACCTTGGTCTTTGTATTCCTGGTGGCCTGCATTATTGCGACGATTATTTGCAACTTGCTCGACTATCTGGAAATCGAATCTAAGCGCGGGACTTCTGTATCCCGTGAATGGAATGCTTTTAGGGCTTACTTCCAAAAGAAAAAGGTCTAG